The Flavobacteriales bacterium genome has a segment encoding these proteins:
- a CDS encoding LytTR family transcriptional regulator — MKHRKSEASFQAPDFQLLLSNLQAKGKSVKIAVPTFDGLQMVHVDEIVRCTAMESYTEILLSNGTRLVVSKILKEYDDMLSDLNFLRVHNSHLINLIHVVKYIKGNGGYVLMSDGQNIEVSRRRKNELLNRLTRLQL; from the coding sequence ATGAAACATCGGAAGTCTGAAGCATCTTTTCAGGCACCGGACTTTCAACTCCTCTTGTCCAATCTGCAGGCAAAGGGAAAATCCGTCAAGATCGCGGTACCCACTTTTGATGGGTTACAAATGGTTCATGTAGATGAGATTGTCAGGTGTACCGCCATGGAAAGTTATACAGAGATTCTGCTAAGCAATGGGACCAGGTTGGTTGTTTCAAAAATACTAAAGGAATACGATGACATGCTGTCTGATCTGAACTTTTTACGTGTACATAATTCCCATCTGATAAACCTGATCCATGTAGTGAAATACATCAAGGGGAATGGGGGATATGTATTGATGAGCGACGGACAGAACATAGAAGTCTCCCGGCGCCGAAAAAATGAATTGTTGAACAGGCTTACCCGCCTTCAGCTTTAG
- a CDS encoding DUF4412 domain-containing protein yields MIKSSVIRSGNLLCLALFTWLLSAPFTLSAQDTFKGSLTYSINYIDLPEEVAGMSSVLPKEMKMTFSGEMSRLEQNVLGGSQVVVTNNAEGTGFVLMDMMGQKTAIKLSAEELLKEKQKTNDQKVEYVNEKKTIAGYPCQKALITDAESGTTNVIWYTKALNITKHRDYTELDGFPLEFETNQDGMHMVMKVTKVAEHEVEDALFQIPKGYQVMTMDELQNMTGK; encoded by the coding sequence ATGATCAAATCCTCCGTTATCAGATCAGGCAACCTGTTATGCCTGGCATTGTTTACATGGTTGCTATCTGCACCATTCACATTATCCGCACAGGATACCTTCAAGGGTTCTTTAACCTATTCCATCAATTACATCGATCTGCCTGAAGAAGTTGCAGGGATGAGCAGCGTGCTTCCTAAAGAAATGAAGATGACCTTCAGCGGGGAAATGAGCAGGCTGGAACAAAATGTTTTGGGCGGAAGCCAGGTGGTCGTCACCAACAATGCAGAAGGAACCGGTTTTGTATTAATGGATATGATGGGGCAGAAAACAGCCATCAAACTTTCCGCTGAAGAACTCCTGAAAGAGAAGCAGAAAACCAATGATCAGAAGGTAGAATATGTGAATGAAAAGAAAACCATTGCCGGATATCCTTGCCAGAAAGCCCTTATTACTGATGCTGAATCCGGTACCACAAATGTCATATGGTACACCAAAGCTCTGAACATCACCAAACACCGTGATTACACAGAGTTGGATGGCTTCCCGCTCGAATTTGAAACCAACCAGGATGGTATGCATATGGTCATGAAGGTCACGAAGGTTGCAGAACATGAGGTTGAAGATGCATTATTTCAAATCCCGAAGGGCTACCAGGTGATGACCATGGATGAATTGCAGAATATGACCGGGAAGTAA
- a CDS encoding T9SS type A sorting domain-containing protein — MGQTPGISDNFWGGCDAEYQNGIMRDHRSIYLYGSSKSFSWKGGGAYIIKTDTAGNTIWAKMIETQKAGGTTDYRAVLMDDDHFMLMGPINVSPNYGIMKLDTGGNVVKSIGMPQQLMISKTNDNGLFVAGSSIYRLDGNLNVIYRQSYYSSFGSDLTTVNVTAMKSTSDGGYIAWGIAKQNVDSKPCLIRADKNGGTVWIKTYNQQVKTSGYQILEPVPDQYLVSGISAQNRAFLLSVDGSGGILWSKYYDRNGPIYQQDIALTADGNGIIMGGQSDIQDTSGWTNYYSAYRLDATGTVMWANRYENEITTFGELSVSSESILMGGSSPDNPTTDTAWSNTDFNLIRVELNGSSAVPYKPISISGLNFITDTIVDSLVSTFQFFSVTPVQMTSTDVAISFDSTDCSTVGIPEEKTSDHPVLFPNPMGASSRLFFPGNDPVVNAWRIFSMNGQLLREMSVTDPNNIIIEREDMPAGVYVVEVKGDGGFVGRVKLVIK, encoded by the coding sequence ATGGGTCAGACGCCCGGCATATCCGATAATTTCTGGGGAGGTTGCGATGCGGAATATCAGAACGGCATCATGCGGGATCACCGCAGCATTTATCTGTATGGAAGCTCCAAAAGTTTTTCATGGAAGGGTGGGGGTGCATATATCATCAAAACGGATACAGCGGGGAATACCATCTGGGCGAAAATGATTGAAACACAAAAGGCGGGTGGTACTACAGATTATCGCGCGGTGTTGATGGACGATGACCACTTTATGCTGATGGGGCCCATCAATGTGAGTCCAAATTACGGCATCATGAAACTGGATACCGGCGGTAATGTGGTGAAAAGTATTGGTATGCCTCAGCAGCTGATGATCAGCAAGACCAATGATAACGGTTTGTTTGTTGCAGGAAGCTCTATCTACCGGCTGGATGGAAACCTGAATGTGATCTACCGTCAGTCCTACTATTCGTCCTTCGGATCGGATCTGACCACGGTGAATGTTACAGCGATGAAGTCAACAAGTGACGGGGGCTACATCGCCTGGGGCATTGCAAAACAAAATGTCGATTCCAAACCGTGTTTGATCCGGGCGGATAAGAACGGAGGGACGGTCTGGATCAAAACGTACAACCAGCAGGTAAAGACGTCCGGCTATCAGATCCTGGAACCTGTTCCGGACCAGTACCTGGTGAGCGGCATATCCGCTCAGAACCGTGCATTCCTGTTGTCTGTGGATGGAAGTGGGGGGATTCTCTGGAGCAAATACTACGATCGCAACGGACCTATTTATCAACAGGACATAGCGTTGACCGCAGATGGAAACGGCATCATCATGGGAGGACAAAGTGATATCCAGGACACCTCCGGATGGACCAATTATTACAGTGCTTACCGTTTAGATGCCACAGGTACGGTGATGTGGGCCAACCGTTACGAAAACGAGATCACCACTTTCGGAGAACTGTCTGTCAGTTCCGAAAGTATTCTCATGGGTGGCTCCAGTCCGGATAACCCGACGACCGACACTGCCTGGTCGAATACCGATTTCAACCTGATCCGCGTTGAACTGAATGGAAGCTCCGCAGTGCCTTATAAGCCTATCAGTATTTCAGGGTTGAATTTTATCACCGACACGATCGTGGATTCGCTGGTCAGTACGTTTCAGTTTTTTTCCGTTACGCCGGTGCAGATGACTTCAACGGATGTGGCGATCAGTTTTGACAGCACGGATTGTTCCACCGTCGGGATTCCGGAGGAGAAGACGTCTGATCATCCGGTCCTTTTTCCGAATCCTATGGGTGCTTCGTCCAGATTATTTTTTCCAGGGAATGATCCTGTTGTTAACGCCTGGAGGATATTTTCCATGAACGGTCAGCTGCTCCGCGAGATGTCTGTTACCGATCCGAACAACATCATCATTGAACGGGAGGATATGCCTGCCGGGGTGTACGTGGTGGAGGTGAAGGGAGATGGCGGTTTTGTTGGAAGGGTGAAGTTGGTGATAAAGTAA